ACCTGCCGGTCATTCTGCTCACCGCCAAGGACGCGCCCAACGATCAGGTGGCCGGTCTGGAGGCCGGTGCGGATGACTACGTCACCAAGCCGTTTCGCTTCGACGTGCTGCTGGCGCGCGTCCGGGCCCTGCTGCGCCGCCACCAGAACATTCGCCAGGAGGTGCTGCGCTTCGCCGATGTCTGTATGGACATCGGCGCACACTCCGTGACGCGCGGGACGCGGGACATCGTACTGACCGCACAGGAATTCCGGCTGTTTCAGGTGTTTTTGGAGCAGCCTACCCGGGTGCTGTCCAAAGCCGCGCTGCTCGACCGCGCCTGGGGCATCGACTACCTGGGCGACGCCAACGTGGTGGAAGTGTACGTCAAACAGCTGCGCCAGAAGCTGGAGGCCGAGCGCGAGTCGCGCCTGATCCATACCATCCGCGGTGTCGGGTACGTATTGCGCGAAGGATGAGTTCACCGCAGCCACGCAAGACCACTGGCGCAGCCGAAGGGAGGAAGGGCATGTCGATTCGCCTGCGGCTGGCCTTATGGTACGGCGCGTTGTGCGGTCTGGCACTGCTGACCGTCTCGCTGCTCAGTTACGCGGTGTACAGCCGCAGCCAGTACTCCGTGCTCGACCGGGTGCTGGTCCTGAGTGCCAACCACGTTTCGGCGGGCGTGCGCGCCGCAGGTCGCTCGTATGTGCTGAACGCCGACCGTGACAGCCTGGAAGTGCTGCTGCGCCTGTATGGACCGGACGGACAGTTGCGCCAGACCTCCTCGGGCGGGCCGAACATTCCGCCCACCTCGCCCACCGCCCCCCTCAATACACCGGCCGGACCGGCGTATGACTGGCTGGCCCGCCTGGTGCCGACAACGGCCTCCCCGGCGCCGGCGCGG
The Deinococcus peraridilitoris DSM 19664 genome window above contains:
- a CDS encoding response regulator transcription factor, which gives rise to MQRILAIDDDPGMTTMIKRGLTYEGYAVDVAPSGEAGLRIARERQPDLVILDVMMPGLDGLEVLRRLRAVEADLPVILLTAKDAPNDQVAGLEAGADDYVTKPFRFDVLLARVRALLRRHQNIRQEVLRFADVCMDIGAHSVTRGTRDIVLTAQEFRLFQVFLEQPTRVLSKAALLDRAWGIDYLGDANVVEVYVKQLRQKLEAERESRLIHTIRGVGYVLREG